In Planctomycetaceae bacterium, one genomic interval encodes:
- a CDS encoding bifunctional riboflavin kinase/FAD synthetase encodes MNERHVQGLESVLPQMRGCVLTIGNFDGVHVGHRHIIARARALADGEGVPVVAMTFDPPPDLVMRPQDAPLRLTLPQRRAELLLEAGADYVVTARTDKALLSLTAEQFVARVVMDRFEPRHVVEGGNFFFGAKRAGNIELLRRRGAALGFFVHVIDPVLIELGGQTVQVSSTLIRTLVAAGRVEDAARCLGGLYTLQGPVVMGRRVGRSLGFPTCNIDTGPLVVPAEGVYAGWACIGSQRTAAAISVGAKPTFDGQEIVVEAFLLDWQESVYDKMMSLGLLERLRDQQKFSGPEALKAQISKDVQRVREICNRSL; translated from the coding sequence ATGAACGAGCGGCATGTACAAGGCCTGGAGTCGGTGCTCCCGCAGATGCGCGGGTGCGTGTTGACCATCGGCAACTTCGACGGCGTACACGTGGGACATCGCCATATCATCGCCCGCGCGCGGGCGCTGGCCGATGGCGAGGGCGTGCCCGTCGTGGCTATGACCTTCGACCCGCCCCCGGACCTGGTCATGCGCCCGCAGGACGCGCCGCTGCGCCTGACGCTGCCCCAGCGCCGCGCCGAACTGCTGCTCGAAGCCGGCGCCGATTATGTCGTCACGGCCCGCACCGACAAGGCCCTGCTGAGTCTGACAGCCGAGCAGTTCGTCGCGCGGGTCGTCATGGACCGCTTTGAGCCGCGGCACGTGGTTGAGGGTGGCAACTTCTTCTTCGGCGCCAAGCGCGCCGGCAACATCGAATTACTCCGCCGCCGCGGGGCGGCCCTGGGCTTTTTCGTTCACGTGATCGACCCGGTCCTGATCGAACTGGGCGGGCAGACCGTCCAGGTCTCCAGCACGCTCATCCGCACGCTGGTAGCCGCCGGGCGCGTGGAAGACGCCGCCCGCTGCCTGGGCGGTCTCTATACGCTGCAGGGGCCGGTCGTAATGGGGCGGCGCGTCGGGCGAAGCCTGGGCTTTCCCACGTGCAATATCGACACCGGACCGCTGGTCGTGCCCGCCGAAGGCGTCTATGCCGGATGGGCCTGCATTGGCTCTCAGCGAACTGCGGCCGCAATCAGCGTCGGCGCCAAGCCTACCTTTGACGGGCAGGAGATTGTCGTTGAAGCCTTCCTGCTGGATTGGCAGGAAAGCGTCTATGATAAGATGATGTCCCTGGGCCTGCTGGAACGCCTGCGCGACCAGCAAAAGTTTTCCGGCCCCGAGGCCCTCAAGGCCCAGATATCCAAGGACGTGCAGCGTGTGCGAGAAATCTGCAACCGATCCCTTTAG
- a CDS encoding DHH family phosphoesterase → MCEKSATDPFSLLCRRLSAAASVLITTHARSDGDALGSMAALAGAARAAGKTVACVLPDALPERYTFLFPDAKVHAGDQFAALADAADLVVIVDTCAASQLEGIVDAIVARRDKVVVIDHHRTIDDLGSVQWVDPSAAAAGILVMQIIQHLHWQIPAAVAEALMVAITTDTGWLHFANTDATALRAVAQCVAAGVRPDVLYKKLYQTDRPERLKLIARVLASLELHCQGALAAMTIRKSDFLATGATYEETENLVNEALRIASVETAIILVENGTLVRISLRSRDAVDVAEIARQYGGGGHRRAAGVRLAGDVDELKTQFVNRCAEALKEAGVK, encoded by the coding sequence GTGTGCGAGAAATCTGCAACCGATCCCTTTAGCCTGCTCTGCCGACGCCTTTCGGCAGCCGCTTCGGTGCTCATCACCACGCACGCGCGGTCCGACGGCGATGCCCTGGGCTCGATGGCCGCCCTGGCCGGCGCCGCCCGCGCCGCGGGCAAGACCGTCGCCTGCGTCCTGCCCGACGCCCTGCCCGAGCGGTACACCTTCCTGTTTCCTGATGCGAAAGTACACGCCGGCGACCAGTTCGCCGCCCTGGCCGACGCTGCCGACCTCGTCGTGATTGTCGACACCTGCGCCGCCAGCCAGCTTGAAGGCATCGTCGACGCCATTGTCGCCCGGCGCGACAAAGTCGTCGTCATCGATCATCATCGCACCATCGACGACCTGGGCAGCGTCCAATGGGTGGATCCATCCGCGGCCGCGGCGGGCATTCTCGTCATGCAGATCATCCAGCACCTGCACTGGCAGATCCCTGCCGCCGTCGCCGAGGCGCTGATGGTGGCCATCACCACCGACACCGGATGGCTGCACTTTGCCAACACTGACGCCACGGCCTTGCGGGCGGTCGCCCAGTGCGTGGCCGCCGGGGTGCGTCCCGACGTGCTGTATAAGAAGCTCTACCAGACCGACCGCCCCGAGCGGCTCAAGCTGATCGCCCGGGTGCTGGCAAGCCTGGAACTGCATTGCCAGGGAGCCTTGGCGGCGATGACGATCCGCAAGAGCGACTTTCTGGCCACCGGCGCCACGTACGAAGAGACCGAGAACCTCGTCAATGAAGCCCTGCGAATTGCGTCGGTCGAGACGGCCATCATCCTCGTCGAGAACGGAACGCTGGTGCGGATAAGCCTTCGCAGCCGCGACGCCGTCGACGTGGCGGAAATCGCCCGCCAGTACGGCGGCGGCGGTCACCGCCGTGCGGCCGGCGTGCGCCTCGCCGGAGATGTCGACGAACTGAAAACCCAGTTTGTGAATCGATGCGCGGAGGCGCTCAAAGAAGCCGGCGTGAAGTAG
- a CDS encoding PEP-CTERM sorting domain-containing protein (PEP-CTERM proteins occur, often in large numbers, in the proteomes of bacteria that also encode an exosortase, a predicted intramembrane cysteine proteinase. The presence of a PEP-CTERM domain at a protein's C-terminus predicts cleavage within the sorting domain, followed by covalent anchoring to some some component of the (usually Gram-negative) cell surface. Many PEP-CTERM proteins exhibit an unusual sequence composition that includes large numbers of potential glycosylation sites. Expression of one such protein has been shown restore the ability of a bacterium to form floc, a type of biofilm.) — protein sequence MFGRNVLTVVAVCGVLVLAASAQAAVFDGVQVEAWTGSGANEAVVVIDFGVGKNFAFSYRWDATATGWDALAAIDASGAIDVNATWYDAFQAHLVNDISRTGVTKDDGYSWGYYTSSDGSSWSEYSMGCDARPLSNGAWDGWSWGWIDFETWAHQRSPVTPAVVVPEPITLGLLLVGGAALLRRRHA from the coding sequence ATGTTCGGACGCAATGTGTTGACGGTAGTTGCAGTGTGCGGAGTGCTGGTCTTGGCCGCGTCGGCCCAGGCGGCGGTGTTTGACGGCGTTCAGGTCGAGGCGTGGACCGGAAGCGGCGCTAATGAGGCGGTGGTCGTAATCGATTTCGGCGTGGGCAAGAACTTTGCCTTTAGCTATCGCTGGGATGCAACCGCCACCGGTTGGGATGCGCTGGCGGCCATCGATGCCTCGGGCGCCATTGATGTGAATGCAACTTGGTACGATGCCTTCCAGGCACATCTGGTCAACGACATTTCCCGCACCGGCGTGACCAAGGATGACGGATATAGCTGGGGATACTACACCAGTTCTGACGGTAGCAGTTGGAGCGAGTATTCCATGGGCTGCGACGCTCGCCCGCTCAGTAATGGTGCGTGGGACGGCTGGTCCTGGGGCTGGATCGATTTTGAGACATGGGCCCATCAGCGCTCGCCGGTCACTCCGGCCGTCGTGGTGCCTGAGCCGATCACGCTGGGACTGTTGTTGGTCGGCGGTGCAGCCCTGCTGCGCCGGCGGCATGCATAG
- a CDS encoding type II secretion system protein gives MIQAIDKTMRIGRQGGFTLMELLVVIAIISVLTAMLVPTISGALSSARAVQCQTNLRYIGSSINNYRRDHGDQFPPYRAQYNVAYEGTPAFTWIYSWGAATNPVNQKASWMYPYWDFHCLLCPSMNWKDVVPQAGIIEPTTSYGYNAFFLDSKFMTRVGAPTIEVPRKTGADITHPSQLIVYADSALYWAPAGVPIFQNSTYLEPPVPAGTVTPTNHFRHSAQCGVLFASGSTGLLPPGQGMLLNAQRNLGFVSTANAPYYSN, from the coding sequence ATGATCCAAGCGATAGACAAGACGATGCGAATCGGCCGCCAGGGCGGCTTTACGCTGATGGAACTGCTGGTGGTGATTGCCATCATCAGCGTGCTGACGGCGATGCTGGTGCCCACCATCAGCGGCGCGCTGAGTTCCGCCCGAGCGGTGCAGTGCCAGACCAACCTGCGGTATATCGGGTCGTCGATCAATAACTACCGCCGCGATCATGGCGACCAGTTTCCGCCATATCGCGCGCAATATAACGTGGCGTACGAGGGCACACCGGCGTTCACCTGGATCTACAGTTGGGGTGCGGCCACCAACCCGGTCAACCAGAAGGCCAGTTGGATGTATCCCTACTGGGACTTCCACTGCCTGCTGTGCCCGTCGATGAACTGGAAAGACGTGGTGCCCCAGGCGGGCATTATCGAACCGACCACGTCATACGGGTACAATGCCTTCTTCCTCGACAGCAAGTTCATGACACGCGTCGGGGCGCCGACGATCGAGGTTCCCCGCAAGACCGGCGCCGACATCACGCACCCCTCGCAGTTGATCGTCTACGCCGACTCGGCGCTGTATTGGGCTCCGGCCGGCGTCCCGATCTTCCAGAACAGCACGTACCTCGAGCCGCCCGTGCCCGCGGGCACCGTCACGCCGACCAATCACTTCCGCCATAGCGCCCAGTGCGGCGTCTTGTTTGCCTCAGGCAGCACCGGATTGCTGCCGCCGGGCCAGGGAATGCTGCTCAACGCGCAGCGAAACCTGGGATTCGTCAGCACCGCCAATGCCCCATACTACAGCAACTAA
- a CDS encoding aldo/keto reductase, translated as MEHRRVGNTDLEVTAVCFGAWAIGGWMWGGQDESDALAAVRAAMEEGVTTFDTAAVYGFGRSEEFIAKALSGVKRSDVQILTKYGLRWDIDKGIDRWQTVDNEGRPLTVKKYAAAESVIWECEQSLRRLGTDYIDLYQCHWRDESTPVEETMAAIDQLIRQGKIRFAGLSNFSVVDIEASRKVAPIASDQPPYSMVNRGIEKDVLPYCRRHGIGLLVYSPLQRGLLTGKITDDYVFGKGDHRSGNAFFRRANRQRINDFLDQIRPIAESHRATLSQLVIAWTIAQPGITAALVGARDPAQAKENAAAAALKLTDGEVARIDSLLEDLHLELD; from the coding sequence ATGGAACATCGTCGCGTTGGAAATACCGATCTGGAAGTGACGGCTGTCTGCTTTGGGGCCTGGGCTATCGGCGGGTGGATGTGGGGCGGACAGGATGAAAGCGACGCGCTGGCGGCGGTGCGGGCGGCGATGGAAGAAGGCGTCACCACGTTTGACACCGCGGCGGTGTACGGTTTTGGACGCAGCGAAGAGTTCATCGCCAAGGCGTTGTCCGGCGTCAAGCGCAGCGACGTGCAGATCCTGACCAAGTACGGTCTGCGGTGGGATATCGACAAAGGCATCGACCGCTGGCAGACGGTGGACAACGAGGGTCGGCCGCTGACGGTCAAGAAGTATGCCGCGGCCGAGAGCGTCATCTGGGAGTGCGAACAGAGCCTGCGGCGGCTGGGGACGGATTATATCGACCTCTACCAGTGCCACTGGCGCGACGAATCGACGCCGGTCGAAGAGACGATGGCGGCTATCGACCAACTGATCCGCCAGGGCAAGATCCGCTTCGCCGGGCTGAGCAATTTCAGCGTCGTCGACATCGAGGCCTCCCGCAAGGTCGCGCCCATCGCGTCGGACCAACCGCCCTATAGCATGGTCAACCGCGGCATCGAAAAAGACGTGCTGCCCTACTGCCGCCGGCATGGGATCGGCCTGCTGGTGTACAGCCCGCTGCAGCGCGGGCTGCTGACGGGCAAGATCACCGACGACTACGTGTTCGGCAAAGGCGACCACCGCTCGGGCAACGCGTTCTTTCGCCGGGCCAACCGCCAACGGATCAACGACTTTCTGGATCAAATCCGCCCCATCGCCGAGTCGCACCGCGCGACGCTATCGCAACTGGTAATCGCCTGGACAATCGCCCAGCCGGGAATCACCGCCGCTCTGGTCGGGGCGCGCGATCCTGCACAGGCGAAAGAAAACGCCGCGGCGGCGGCATTGAAGCTCACGGATGGGGAGGTCGCAAGGATCGATTCGCTACTGGAAGATTTACACCTGGAACTGGATTAG
- a CDS encoding STM4011 family radical SAM protein — protein MATDLTILYRGCLADCNYSCWYCPQAKTSSTPKVLHDDRLGVERFVDWAQRYAGGRLSVFFTPWGEALWRPWYQQAIARLSHMNHVRRVAVQTNLSCNLTWVGQCRVERVGLWCTYHPSQTSRRPFLLQCAELSDAGVAFSVGMVAVREHFDEIRMMRQALPAGIYLWLNAYKHGDYYQPQELAALTAVDPLLPMNVRPHVSLGRLCRCGSSLIAVDHTGTFRRCHFIAEPLGNIYNDAFEDRLRSAPCTKATCSCHIGYIHLADAAGDDTYGGGILERIPRFIGRKQTQ, from the coding sequence ATGGCAACAGACCTGACCATTCTGTATCGCGGCTGCCTTGCCGACTGCAACTACTCCTGCTGGTACTGCCCGCAGGCCAAAACGTCGTCAACGCCGAAGGTCTTGCATGACGATCGGCTGGGCGTGGAGCGGTTTGTCGACTGGGCGCAGCGTTACGCTGGCGGGCGATTGTCGGTGTTCTTCACGCCCTGGGGCGAGGCGCTGTGGCGCCCGTGGTATCAGCAGGCCATCGCGCGCCTCAGCCACATGAACCACGTGCGGCGCGTGGCCGTTCAGACGAACCTTTCCTGCAATCTGACCTGGGTTGGGCAGTGCCGTGTCGAGCGCGTCGGCCTCTGGTGCACGTATCATCCAAGTCAAACCAGCCGCCGCCCCTTCCTGCTCCAGTGCGCTGAGTTGTCAGACGCCGGCGTAGCATTCAGCGTCGGAATGGTCGCGGTGCGGGAGCATTTTGACGAAATCCGGATGATGCGGCAGGCGTTGCCCGCTGGGATATATCTGTGGCTCAACGCGTACAAGCACGGCGACTACTATCAACCACAGGAACTGGCTGCGCTGACGGCGGTCGACCCGCTGCTGCCAATGAATGTGCGGCCGCACGTCAGCCTCGGCCGCCTGTGCCGTTGCGGGTCGAGTCTAATCGCCGTCGACCACACCGGCACATTTCGTCGATGCCATTTCATTGCCGAACCGCTGGGCAACATCTATAATGACGCGTTCGAAGACCGCCTCAGGAGCGCCCCCTGCACCAAGGCAACCTGCAGTTGCCATATCGGCTACATCCACCTGGCAGATGCCGCTGGCGATGACACTTATGGAGGGGGCATTCTTGAGAGGATCCCGCGTTTCATAGGCAGGAAACAGACCCAGTAG
- a CDS encoding STM4012 family radical SAM protein: MPGDDILDAFEAAPFGGYVYSYPHKTAHRPLTPAVPLDSLWAQQGRDALFLYLHVPFCPARCGFCNLFSLCSPPPGMIDDYLATLARQARVVRSALGACSFARLAVGGGTPTILDCRQLEALLAVADVMGADVPGVGGSVEISPRTVDLDKLRLLRQAGLRRVSVGIQAFDEAQARALGRVQSRRQMHEALEAVRGCGFETLNIDLIYGGPQQDMQDWCQCLHEALKYKPEELYVYPLYVRPQTALAGRSISPDLRLQAYRVARAMLLDAGYRQISARMFQLPRVADGDDGPAYCCQDDGMVGLGCGPRSYTRQLHYSGRYAVSRSGIEEILDRYIATEDRAFAWAAHGIWLDDEDQRRRFVLQSLLQCRGLDRGHYQTRFGSDAVDDLPQLAQLQSRGLALFSDDAIHLSERGIELSDAIGPWLYSAAVRRLMDEFQWQQT; encoded by the coding sequence GTGCCGGGAGATGACATCCTGGATGCTTTCGAGGCGGCGCCGTTTGGCGGATATGTGTACTCCTATCCGCACAAGACGGCGCATCGCCCGCTGACGCCGGCAGTGCCCCTGGATTCGCTGTGGGCTCAGCAGGGGCGCGATGCTTTGTTTCTGTATCTGCATGTGCCCTTCTGCCCGGCCCGGTGCGGATTCTGCAATCTCTTCTCCCTCTGCTCTCCGCCGCCGGGAATGATCGACGACTACCTGGCCACCCTGGCGCGCCAGGCGCGCGTCGTGCGCTCGGCGCTGGGGGCTTGCTCGTTCGCACGGCTGGCTGTTGGCGGCGGCACCCCAACCATCCTGGACTGCCGACAACTGGAGGCGCTGCTGGCGGTGGCAGACGTCATGGGCGCTGACGTGCCCGGCGTCGGCGGTTCGGTGGAAATCTCGCCCCGGACGGTTGACCTTGACAAGTTGCGTCTGCTGCGACAAGCGGGGCTGCGCCGCGTGAGCGTGGGCATTCAGGCATTCGACGAGGCCCAGGCGCGAGCGCTGGGGCGGGTGCAGTCCCGGCGGCAGATGCACGAGGCTCTGGAGGCCGTGCGGGGCTGCGGTTTCGAGACGCTCAACATCGACCTGATCTACGGCGGGCCCCAGCAGGACATGCAGGATTGGTGCCAGTGCCTGCACGAGGCCCTGAAGTACAAGCCTGAGGAACTGTACGTTTACCCTCTTTATGTTCGGCCGCAGACAGCTCTGGCCGGGCGGAGCATCAGCCCAGACCTGCGGCTGCAGGCCTACCGCGTCGCCAGGGCGATGCTGCTCGATGCCGGCTATCGCCAGATCTCGGCCAGGATGTTCCAGTTGCCGCGCGTTGCCGACGGCGACGACGGACCGGCGTACTGCTGCCAGGACGACGGCATGGTGGGGCTGGGTTGCGGCCCGCGATCGTACACGCGTCAACTGCACTACTCCGGCCGCTACGCTGTCAGCCGCAGTGGAATCGAAGAGATTCTGGATCGCTATATCGCCACCGAGGATCGCGCCTTTGCCTGGGCAGCCCACGGCATATGGCTCGACGACGAGGACCAGCGGAGGCGGTTCGTTCTGCAGTCGCTGCTACAGTGCCGTGGGCTTGACCGAGGGCATTATCAGACCCGATTCGGCTCCGACGCTGTGGACGATCTTCCGCAACTGGCTCAACTGCAGTCGCGGGGACTTGCCCTGTTCTCTGACGATGCCATCCATCTCAGCGAACGCGGCATTGAGCTTTCCGACGCGATCGGGCCCTGGCTCTATTCGGCCGCCGTGCGCCGGCTGATGGACGAGTTTCAATGGCAACAGACCTGA
- a CDS encoding STM4013/SEN3800 family hydrolase, with protein sequence MIDANALIGTHDILLMTLDTLRYDVACRCLEDGRTPNLARLLPQGQWQQRHSPGNFTYAAHQAFFAGFLPTPAEPGTHERLFALAFAGSQTTSPRTCVLEAPDIVTGLAGRGYHTVCIGGVGFFNKLNPLGSVLPGLFAESYWSQELGVTNAQSTQNQVAIALDVLQRLPAGQRLFLFVNVSALHQPNCIFAKGAIEDSLQTQAAALEYVDRHVGVLVEAMQRRAPLLGIICSDHGTAYGEDGYYGHRLCHPAVWTVPYTEFVLPRTQGASRAGR encoded by the coding sequence ATGATTGACGCCAATGCGTTGATAGGCACGCACGACATCCTGCTGATGACGCTCGACACGCTGCGCTACGACGTGGCGTGCCGCTGCCTGGAAGATGGCCGCACGCCAAACCTCGCGCGCCTGCTGCCGCAGGGACAGTGGCAGCAGCGGCACTCGCCGGGCAACTTCACGTACGCGGCGCACCAGGCATTCTTCGCAGGCTTCCTGCCGACCCCCGCCGAGCCCGGCACGCACGAGAGGCTGTTCGCCCTGGCATTTGCCGGCAGCCAGACGACCTCGCCCCGCACCTGCGTCCTGGAGGCGCCGGACATCGTGACAGGCCTGGCCGGGCGGGGATATCACACTGTCTGCATTGGCGGAGTTGGGTTCTTCAACAAGCTCAACCCCTTGGGCAGCGTCCTGCCGGGCCTGTTCGCCGAGAGCTATTGGTCGCAGGAACTGGGCGTGACCAACGCTCAATCCACACAAAACCAAGTCGCCATCGCACTGGATGTGCTGCAGCGGCTGCCCGCCGGCCAGCGGTTGTTTCTCTTCGTCAACGTCTCGGCGCTGCATCAGCCCAATTGCATTTTCGCCAAAGGCGCCATCGAAGACAGCCTCCAGACACAGGCAGCAGCCCTGGAGTACGTCGACCGTCATGTCGGCGTACTGGTCGAGGCGATGCAGCGGCGCGCGCCGCTATTGGGGATCATCTGCAGCGACCACGGCACGGCCTATGGCGAAGATGGGTATTACGGCCACCGCCTGTGCCATCCGGCGGTCTGGACCGTGCCATACACGGAATTCGTTCTTCCCCGCACGCAAGGAGCCAGCCGTGCCGGGAGATGA
- a CDS encoding STM4014 family protein, with the protein MSDTSLSLNENRAPADAPPFAVVADSHDRRVALFQQALAERKLPAATVIDYRRVAAGEVAWEREIPRGCIVRIDSPGRDFETYRSLLTVGADAAEAEGAPVLSRATLARLEPQKGKILLPRQWYLGFTAVLDRVGSALAERSDVVLTNHPHDVAVMFDKSLCHAVLSRAGLPVPPPIGAVENFQQLRDRMRQLARPRVFVKLRHGSGASGVAALQPTVRGLEAWTTCEMVAGSEGVELYNNRRIRRYRNESEVARLVDTLCRHGAHCEAWVPKAGIDGCACDLRIVVIAGQPRHAVMRLSKTPLTNLHLRNARRDTSAIRSRMSEPAWRSLMDTCRRTAAMFPRTLHVGIDVAVLCHFRRHMVLEVNAFGDLLDSVTWNGQDTYAVELAAMLAMTGCLHD; encoded by the coding sequence ATGAGCGATACGTCGCTGTCGCTGAATGAGAACCGTGCTCCGGCGGACGCGCCGCCGTTTGCCGTGGTGGCCGACAGCCATGACCGCCGCGTGGCACTGTTTCAGCAGGCTCTGGCCGAGCGGAAGCTGCCCGCCGCGACCGTGATCGACTATCGCCGGGTCGCGGCAGGCGAGGTGGCCTGGGAGCGCGAGATCCCGCGCGGATGCATCGTGCGAATCGATTCGCCCGGGCGAGACTTTGAAACCTACCGCTCCCTGTTGACAGTAGGCGCCGACGCCGCCGAGGCCGAGGGCGCGCCTGTTCTCAGCCGCGCCACCCTGGCCCGCCTGGAGCCCCAGAAAGGCAAGATCCTCCTGCCCCGGCAGTGGTATCTCGGTTTTACCGCGGTCCTGGATCGTGTCGGCAGCGCCTTGGCTGAGCGCAGCGATGTTGTCCTGACCAACCATCCACACGACGTCGCCGTCATGTTCGACAAGTCGCTCTGCCACGCCGTGTTGTCGCGGGCAGGGCTGCCTGTCCCGCCGCCGATTGGAGCGGTCGAAAACTTCCAGCAACTTCGCGACCGGATGCGCCAGTTGGCACGGCCGAGGGTCTTCGTTAAGTTGCGACACGGATCGGGCGCCTCGGGCGTGGCCGCCCTGCAACCGACTGTACGAGGCCTGGAGGCTTGGACCACGTGCGAGATGGTAGCAGGATCGGAGGGTGTGGAACTTTACAACAACCGGCGAATCCGGCGGTACCGCAATGAAAGCGAGGTAGCCCGCCTCGTCGATACCCTCTGCCGGCACGGCGCGCATTGCGAAGCGTGGGTGCCTAAGGCCGGCATCGACGGCTGCGCGTGTGATCTGAGAATCGTCGTCATCGCCGGCCAGCCACGCCACGCGGTGATGCGGCTGAGCAAGACGCCGCTGACGAACCTGCACCTTCGCAACGCGCGCCGCGATACCTCGGCCATTCGGTCTCGGATGTCTGAGCCGGCTTGGCGAAGCCTCATGGATACCTGCCGCCGCACGGCGGCGATGTTCCCTCGCACGCTGCACGTTGGAATCGACGTAGCCGTACTGTGCCACTTCCGCCGCCACATGGTGCTGGAGGTCAATGCTTTTGGCGACCTGCTGGACAGCGTGACCTGGAACGGTCAGGATACTTATGCCGTCGAGTTGGCGGCCATGCTCGCGATGACGGGATGCCTCCATGATTGA
- a CDS encoding STM4015 family protein, which translates to MTIHDHEEFFADLPVRNFNDQEDASVGASFAWRIALDWQQVDDGMTFEGVFDSFLMKRGADQVTALIIGDWGHAGEGDASKEVIDHLVKASKRLGAMRALFVGEITYEESEISWIHQSDVSPVLQAYPRLEVLRLRGGIDLSLGPARHATLRSLVIETGGLPPNILTELASSDLPQLEHLELWLGDSGYGWGSSMDDLAPVLSGRLFPKLQYLGLRDSEVADEVAAAVAQSPLLERISVLDLSLGTLGDAGAAALAKSPAVGNLKLLDVSHHYLSKDGLRALKDIGIQIRADDGQGDGDERYVAVAE; encoded by the coding sequence ATGACAATCCACGATCACGAGGAATTCTTTGCCGACCTGCCTGTGCGCAATTTCAACGATCAGGAAGACGCCAGCGTCGGGGCGTCCTTCGCGTGGCGAATCGCCCTGGACTGGCAGCAGGTCGATGACGGCATGACTTTCGAAGGTGTTTTCGATTCCTTCCTGATGAAGCGAGGCGCCGACCAGGTTACCGCACTGATTATCGGAGACTGGGGCCACGCTGGCGAGGGCGACGCCAGCAAAGAGGTGATCGACCACCTGGTCAAGGCCTCCAAGCGACTGGGCGCCATGCGGGCGCTGTTTGTGGGGGAGATCACATACGAGGAAAGCGAGATTTCCTGGATCCACCAATCTGATGTCTCGCCGGTGCTGCAGGCGTATCCGCGGCTGGAGGTTCTGCGCCTGCGCGGCGGGATCGATCTTTCGCTGGGGCCGGCACGTCACGCGACCCTGCGGTCGCTGGTGATCGAAACGGGCGGACTGCCGCCCAACATCTTGACCGAATTGGCCTCGTCCGATCTTCCACAGTTGGAGCATCTGGAGCTCTGGCTGGGCGACAGCGGCTATGGCTGGGGAAGTTCAATGGATGACCTGGCGCCGGTTCTCTCAGGACGGCTGTTCCCGAAACTGCAATACTTGGGACTGCGCGACAGCGAGGTGGCCGATGAGGTGGCAGCGGCCGTCGCACAGTCGCCACTGCTGGAGCGAATCAGCGTGCTGGACCTGTCGCTGGGAACGTTGGGCGACGCCGGCGCCGCAGCGTTGGCGAAGTCTCCCGCCGTGGGCAACCTCAAGCTTCTGGACGTCAGCCATCACTACCTCTCCAAGGACGGCCTGCGTGCGCTCAAGGACATCGGCATCCAAATCCGGGCCGACGACGGGCAAGGGGACGGGGATGAGCGATACGTCGCTGTCGCTGAATGA